Part of the Thermoproteales archaeon genome is shown below.
TCGTCACTTATCTCCTCTGCCCCTAATCAGCAAACCGAGCTCACCCCTAGCCTTCTCGACGTTGTCGCTTATCTGCTTAGGATTTACGTCCAAGCACTTAACGACGAACCCGGTTACGGGTTCATTGGCTGGAATTTCTACGCTGGCGTACCTCAGCCCCTGCTCGGATACAACTACTACTAGCCTGTTGTCGTAGCGGCTCCTGTAGAGCACCACCTCCACTGCGTAGGCATTAGTAGCTAGGCTATAGCACGCCAGCGCTCTAAGACCCGGCAGTATAATAGCCACTACTAATACTACTGTTAATATTTTGTTCTTTACTCTCCTTCTAAATTGAAATTTTCTCACGTTCCCGCCGAGGTAATCAAGTGCTAGTTCCGTGAACTAAGCTTCTGAACAAAGTGTTCAAAAAGCCGAACGGCTACTTCCTTAGCAACACTATGTTGCTCATTCCTCTCCTCTTTCTCTCTACGAGCCCCATAGCCTCGAGCTTGTCCAGTATCCTGCTGACCTTAGCCTTAGAAAAGCCTGTAGCCCTAACTATCTCGTGCTGGTATATCAGTCCCTCTTCTTTTACCAGCGTGTATACTTTAAGCTCGTCTTCACTAAGCAATTTTACAGTCTCCGCTACATCCACCTTCCCCACCTTCAGCTTCACTTCAGGCTTCACATGTCGGGACAGCAGGTAAGCAGTGCAGAAGCCAAGTATAAAGGTGAACACTAGCACTGTTACCACGTCTTGACTCGTATAGAGGTTCGGTATCTCCCTAACAATTGTCGAGTTGCCCTCTATGATTACCTGCACGTAGGCAGGAGTGGACAGTTTAAGAGTAAGGACTATTGCCGACACCGTAACGGCTATAAGCGCTAATAGCCGTGTTTCCCTCCCCACTGAATTCACCTCTAGGGAATTATACAGGAAAGATATTCGACCTTCTCCGCGGAAAGGTCAACTAGCGCTATACACATCTCCTCATCTCGCGTAAGCACTACAAAGGTCTCATCGGCTTTGTTCATATCACCATGATATACTGGCTTTATTCTATCGATTTTATATCCGTTTTCCAGCAATTTCCAAGTTTCCCGACAACTATACAGTATTTTGACTGTAGCAGCCTTCTGCTCATCGGATAGGGTAAGATTACTCCTTAAGTAGTTACACAGCACAACCGCGTAACCTTCATATCCTGGAAGACTAACTAGCCTAACCCTGACCTTAATAGGCTTTTCCGACACCGATAATCTAGTAACATTAATTCCATTACCTGAGTACACTATCACAAGAGCCTCGCGGGCAGAGCCATCGCCCAGAATGTATAT
Proteins encoded:
- a CDS encoding DUF2250 domain-containing protein, whose protein sequence is MGRETRLLALIAVTVSAIVLTLKLSTPAYVQVIIEGNSTIVREIPNLYTSQDVVTVLVFTFILGFCTAYLLSRHVKPEVKLKVGKVDVAETVKLLSEDELKVYTLVKEEGLIYQHEIVRATGFSKAKVSRILDKLEAMGLVERKRRGMSNIVLLRK